In the genome of Anaerolineaceae bacterium oral taxon 439, the window GACCCATCTCACGATAAGGAATGCCACTCGTATTCCAGAAGCGTTTCAACGGAAGCCCGCTTTTGGCATAGTACTCCCACAGAGTCTCCTTATCCGGATGATTCTCTTTAATGTCAACGACCTCGTACTCGACACCGTTCTCATCCAGCCATTTCAGAGCCTTCTTGCAGGTAGTGCAGCGACTGTAACAATAAACCTTCAACATGGAAATGACCTCCGATCTCAATCATTCATCATCGCATCAAATGCTTCAATCTCATACACCCATACGGGATCATGGTTAGTAACGATTGCCGGCTTGATCTCATCTCCTGCAGGCACCATCACAACCATATTGATTGCTATGGTACCGGCATTCGTCCGGTAGCATAGAGATTCTGCCCGTGCAGGAAGCAGACATCCACATACATGTTTTCTTGCCGAAAAGGCCCCTGAAATCACCTGCTTTATTTCAACCCCAACTATTAAACCTGTACCGCTGTATAAATAGGCTTCAAATACGGTACAATGATAGCC includes:
- a CDS encoding ArsC family transcriptional regulator gives rise to the protein MLKVYCYSRCTTCKKALKWLDENGVEYEVVDIKENHPDKETLWEYYAKSGLPLKRFWNTSGIPYREMGLSKKLLEMSEDEQLALLATDGMLVKRPLAVGEDFILTGFKEAEWAEKLLRSF